A stretch of Myxocyprinus asiaticus isolate MX2 ecotype Aquarium Trade chromosome 42, UBuf_Myxa_2, whole genome shotgun sequence DNA encodes these proteins:
- the LOC127432717 gene encoding secreted frizzled-related protein 1-like: MMKKTMSKHIGQSFLSMLCQTALAVALLLAVSPFKCVHYSRAAPPNNSARSSHSRTAQQRDQVSAALTQRHPWRFSESIFLKVSTGGYNCYRYMIISPRAMKNLLPILWIFIWLFFFPSLRASEDEYIWKSDTEVHSYGKGPQCMDIPEDLRLCFNVGYHQMLLPNLLEHETIAEVKQQAGSWVPLVHKACHPGTQVFLCSLFAPVCLETLIYPCRRLCEAVRDSCTPIMEAFGFPWPEMLTCDKFPQDDVCISMNNTNSNDTANSAGPSPVCPPCDNEMDTDVILEHMCASEFAIKTKIKEVKKENLDRKIILQDRRKPVKLGTLKRQDLKKLVLYLKNGADCPCQQLENTGSNYLIMGRWVGKQYILTGIHKWEKSSKEFRKTLKKIKSHKCLAFESVL; this comes from the exons atgatg AAGAAAACAATGTCCAAGCATATTGGGCAATCTTTTCTGAGTATGCTATGCCAAACTGCGCTCGCGGTTGCATTACTATTGGCTGTTTCACCTTTCAAGTGCGTTCATTACTCTCGCGCCGCGCCACCAAACAACAGCGCACGATCCTCACATTCCAGGACAGCACAACAAAGAGACCAAGTTAGTGCCGCATTGACACAAAGACATCCGTGGAGATTTTCGGAAAGCATATTTTTGAAAGTCTCAACAGGTGGATATAACTGTTACCGATACATGATCATTTCTCCGCGTGCCATGAAGAACCTTCTCCCCATCCTGTGGATCTTCATCTGGCTGTTTTTCTTCCCTTCGCTCAGGGCTTCTGAGGATGAGTACATCTGGAAATCGGACACAGAGGTGCACAGTTACGGCAAAGGTCCGCAATGCATGGACATTCCCGAGGACCTGAGGTTGTGTTTTAATGTGGGCTACCACCAAATGTTGCTTCCCAATTTGCTGGAGCATGAAACCATAGCGGAGGTGAAGCAGCAAGCGGGCAGCTGGGTTCCTCTGGTGCACAAAGCCTGTCACCCCGGCACACAAGTGTTCCTCTGCTCGCTCTTCGCCCCCGTGTGCCTTGAGACACTCATCTATCCGTGCCGCAGGCTGTGCGAGGCTGTGCGGGACAGTTGCACCCCTATTATGGAGGCGTTTGGGTTCCCTTGGCCTGAAATGCTCACCTGTGACAAGTTTCCCCAGGACGATGTTTGCATTTCCATGAACAACACCAACAGCAATGACACGGCCAATTCCGCAG GTCCCTCTCCTGTGTGTCCGCCATGTGACAATGAGATGGATACAGATGTTATTCTGGAACACATGTGTGCCAGTGAATTCG CAATCAAGACAAAGATTAAGGAGGTCAAAAAAGAGAACTTGGACCGAAAAATCATTCTGCAGGACAGGAGGAAGCCAGTGAAGCTTGGAACTCTGAAAAGGCAGGACCTAAAGAAGCTTGTTCTCTACCTGAAAAATGGAGCAGACTGTCCTTGCCAACAACTGGAGAACACTGGGAGCAACTATTTAATTATGGGTCGTTGGGTGGGGAAACAGTACATTTTGACTGGCATTCACAAGTGGGAGAAATCTAGCAAAGAATTTAGGAAGACCCTTAAGAAAATCAAAAGCCATAAATGTCTAGCGTTTGAGTCAGTGTTGTGA